The genomic DNA GACCAGGAGGGCTGCACGCTCCAGATGGGCGGCAGCGACCAGTGGGGCAACATCACCGCGGGGATAGACCTCGTGCGGAGGGCGAGGGGCGAGTCCGCGCACGGGATCGTGGCGCCGCTGGTGACCGCGACGAGCGGCGTCAAATTCGGCAAGACCGAAGCGGGCGCGGTGTGGCTCGACGCCGTGCGGACCTCGCCCTACCGCTTCTACCAGTTCTGGCTGAACACCGAGGACGCCGACGCGCCGACGTACCTGCGCTTCTTCACGCTCAAGGACCACGCAGAGATCGCCGAGCTGGACCGGGGGGTGACCGAGCGCCCGCAGGAGAGGGCCGCCCAGCGCGCGCTCGCCGAGGACGTGACCCTGCGCGTGCACGGACCCCAGGGGCTGGAGCGGGCCAGGCGCGCCACCGAAGTGCTGTTCGGAGGATCCCTCGACGGGCTGGCCGGGGCGGACATCGAGGACATCTTCGCCGACGTCCCGTCCAGCGCCGTGGCTTCGGACAGGCTGGCCGGGGAAGGGCTGGGCATGGTGGAGGCGCTGGCGGACGCCGGCGTGCTGAAGTCGCGGGGAGAGGCGCGGCGGGCGCTGCAGCAGGGAGCGATATACCTGAACAACCGCCGCGTCGAGGAGGCGGATCGTCGCCTGAGGGCGGCGGACGCGCTGGATGGGCGCTTCCTGGTGCTGCGTCACGGCAAGAAGAGATACCACCTGGTCCGCGTGACCCAATGAGCTCGCCGGCGCCCGGTCCCGGCGCGGCGGCGAGCGTCCGGGAAGAGCACATCCGCGTCGCCCG from Gemmatimonadota bacterium includes the following:
- the tyrS gene encoding tyrosine--tRNA ligase; protein product: MDLIDELTWRGLLYDATEGTAEHLGERAEQGRPVSGYIGFDPSAPTLHIGSLVPVMLLVHLQRAGHIPVALVGGGTGLIGDPSGKEDERLLLDREEAEANAAGIRGQLERFLDFSPGPTAARVRNNLEWLDEVRLVDFLRDVGKHFSVNAMIRKESVRRRLERDEAGISYAEFSYMLLQAYDYLVLHDQEGCTLQMGGSDQWGNITAGIDLVRRARGESAHGIVAPLVTATSGVKFGKTEAGAVWLDAVRTSPYRFYQFWLNTEDADAPTYLRFFTLKDHAEIAELDRGVTERPQERAAQRALAEDVTLRVHGPQGLERARRATEVLFGGSLDGLAGADIEDIFADVPSSAVASDRLAGEGLGMVEALADAGVLKSRGEARRALQQGAIYLNNRRVEEADRRLRAADALDGRFLVLRHGKKRYHLVRVTQ